In the genome of Bacteroidales bacterium, the window TCAATTCTTCAACATTAAAAAGACTTACTTCATAATCAGGTATAGAAGAACTTATTGCAGACATATCAATACCTGCTCCTACGTCTAATCCTGCAAATAATTGCCACCAAGGACTGTTTGCTGTATTAACATCAAGCTCACTGTATAATTTTGCATACAAATGCGGACCAAACACTCCATATAATTCAAATTCCAATTTAGGTTTAATATAAACTTCCAAAGAGCCGTTATTGGTCATTTCCGGCGGATTATAATCAAATGATTCGGAATGTGAACTGTAACTGCTCCAACCATAACCTTGGTTATATGTAATTCCCGCTGTGTACGATAAACTCTGCTCAATTGAAGAAGTAATATCTGAATGAGCGAGTAAATTTACACCGACAAATGTTTTAAGAACAGGTGTAACAACAACCGGAACATAGCCAATCCATATTGTAAACGGAGTAAATGTTATTGTTGATATTTGAACTTCTTCAGAATAATTGATATCTAACAGAGTTACAGTACCGGTCAAGTTAAGTTCCTCTGTTATATTTTCTTCAACATTTACATAATATACTCCGTTACTCCATGATGTAGCAATATCAAAAGAAATTGACGGAATTATACTAAAATTACCTGATACATTAACTCCGGAGCATATATCAACATCAATATCATAATTTAATTTATCATTGCCTTTATCGCCAACAATGCTGACACCTTCACGGAGATAATTAATTGTAGCCTTTTTGCCTGTTTCTTTATCTACCGGTAATAATTCTCCGCTGTAAGAGCCTGTACCTTCTGTAATTGCTTCTTCTATTGTTGCGTTAGATGTTGTGTAAATAACATTATCCCCGTCAATTTCAATGCTTTCCACTTTCCTTAAATGACCTTCATCTACTCCCGAAATAAAAATATCTCCGGGTTCAAAGACGTTACTTGCATTTAGATTTGAATTAAAAGTAAAAATCGTATTGTCCTCGGATATCGAAATAAAATTATTTTGCCAGTCGGTATTATCAATTACCGTAGTTACCGAAGTAATAACTGTTGATTCATTGACAGTTACCTTAACTATTCCGGTATAAATCGGCAAACAAGTGCCTTCAGTTATTTTTGTGCGATAATAAGTATCTTCTGTCGGATTAATCCCGAGAGAATCGCATACAGCTCCCTCAATATCAACCCAATTAATACTGTCGGCAGATTGTTGCCATTGTATAGTACCTCGATATTCAGATGCATATAAAACGACAGAATCGCCTGTGCATATTACGTTCTCTCCGCTATAAACTACTGTTTGTGCTTCTGATTGATTATAGTTAAAAATTATCATTATCAGAATACTGCTAAGTGTAAAAAGTATATTTCTTTTCATATTTTTTTTTTAATAAATTAATATCTAATTAATAATAAAGGATTTATTAATATTCGTTTTTTCGCCTTGAATAGAAATAAAATATAATCCTTTTGTATAATTTGAAATATCAAATTGTTTATTTAATTTATGTTCAAAATTTACATTTTCCGACATAATGATTTGTCCTGTATTGTTCACTATTTTTATACTTAATTTTTCACATACATTTTCACTAATCAGTTCAAGAGAAATATAATTCATGCTCGGATTAGGAAAAATACTGCATGAAACACCGGAAACCAAGTCATTTACAGAAACTACAGCGAGGGTAACAATAATCTCATCGTTTTCTGAACAACCGTTATCATCAGTAACCAAAACGGAATATGTTGTTGTTTCAGTTATTGATGCAGTAGGGTTTGCAAGAGTATTATCATCTAAACTCTCATAAGGCGACCAACTGTATAAATAATCTGTGGTTCCACCGGAGGCAGTAGGGTTCCCGCCTATTATTACATTACCTGCCGTTGTTATTTCCACATCGGCACCGGCATCGGCAATTAATTCCGAAGGTTGCTCTATGGAAATAGCTACATAAGTTTGACTTTGGGCAATCATTGAAAAAAATATGAATGCCGATAATAAAAAAATTACTTTGTTTTTTTTCATCTTTCTTTTTTTTAATTAATAGATATTTTACAGTTTATTATTTTATTTGTAAGCTGAATTATTTATACTGAATTAATTTTTTTGAATAATTAATTTTCACTTGAAAGAATTTAGGTTTTAGTTTAAATTTAAAAAATAGTATGAAAGCTAACTTGTAAAATTTAGATTTTTACAATTAGTAAGTACTTATTTCAGATTATAAAGACGATTATTTTAAGCCGAGATGCTCGCCGAAATTTCGAGACAGTATAGAATACAGTAATATTCCGGTTGTTTTTAGAAATAATAATATTTTATAAGAGAAAATCATTTGTTTCCTTTTCTGAGTATAAATTTATAAAACATTTAGTAATATCCAAAATATTCAGCTTTATTTTTGGGTTTTACAGTATTTTATTTCGGCAAATTCGCGGCAGAACCTTTGGTGTTACACATTCAGCCATTTCCTGAAATCACTCATTCTGTTATAGCTCACAATTGTTTCGATACCGGGTTTTTTGTTTCTTTATTATTTTTTTAACGTTTTATCGGACAACAATGATTTTAAATGAATAAATATTGTGTTTAGTTTTATAAACCATCTCAGTTTTCAGATTGGATTTATAAAGGTACAGACAACACTTTACTGTTGCCGCAAAGGTGTCTGTACCGATTGATGATGTTTTTTTTACCAGTGTGTTATACGATTTACTGCTACTTTTTCCCAATTATTGTTATAATTCCATTTCCATATCCAAACTGCGTATGAGTCATATTTATCATTAATTTTTAAATCAAAATCCCATACAATAATACCTGAATTACCCATACTTTCTGTAGTGTTATATGGTAAATATGCAGTAGCTAATGTAGAATATGTCTCTTTACTGTTATCCCAAAAATACAAACCTATATAATAATCACCATTCCAAGAACCACGTTCGAAACTTGTAGTTGTTTCAAACCAACCAAAATCTGAATAAATCGGCATGTTTAAATCATGGTCTCTTATATATGTATTGCCGTCACTTTCTTTGACATAAGTTTGAGGAAATTTATCACCGGGACCCACAACCGGAAAACCACTTAAATAATGATACAAGAAGCCAACCGGTCCGGGCTTTTTAGTTAAATATTTGGCAAGGTTATCTCCTAATAATTTCGTTTTTACCCAATAGTTAGCTACAGTCCTTTTTGCTGCACCTTTCAATACCCATTCAGCTTCATCTCGTATATAATCTTCTCCGCCTGTTGCCACTTCATTGTGAGCAACTTTAACCAAAACCCAACCGTCACCTGAAGCTACAGGTTCATCTAAACGCCCCGGAACGTAATCTTTTTCTGAATTTTTATATACTCCGGTGTTAGTGTTTGGTCCGATAAAACCTGCTACACCCTCAGGAACAATTCTTCCTTGTTCATCTTCAGATGAAATATCCTTTTTTTCACAGGACATAAATAAACTCATACTTAACAGTACAAGACACGTTACTTTTAAAAACTTTTTCATGTTTCTTAATTTTTTTGTTATTAAATACTATGAAATTATTGTTTTTGTTGTTAATATTAAATACGTATTTTCCTATAGGTTAATAAAAACAACATGACAAATATCACCTATGATGCAAGAAAAAACAAGTAAAATGTTTCCCGATTGATCAATCGGGAAACATTTAAAATTTACAGTGCTGATTTATTGAGACTTAAATTTGGGCATAAAAAGTGCTTTAAAATTATAAGTTTGGTATTTTGCATAATTTTATTATAATAAACCGTATTTTTAATAATTAACTCTTTGAGTCCATTCCGAAAAGTCATACGATGAATGATTTTGCAAAATATTGAGAAATATTTGTCTTGATAATCAGCTAATTAGAAAATTCACTATATGACTAAATTGACATTTTTAGACTTTTCGGAGCAGACTCTTCTTTTATATTTTTAACCTGCAAGTCACCGGGAGACTATATGATATTAAGGCAATTACTTACATCAGTTAATATCAAGTCATCCCGTGACTGTCAGATACATCAGAGTTTAGTTTAAAAGGTACTTATGGTGCAGGCGGGTTATTCCACTCTGTTCTTTCCCATGGCGAATTTCGTTCATCACCCCACTCACTTTGTAATAAATAATACGGATCGCCATAGTAAAATTTATTTGGCGATTGTGTATAGCCGGTAACATTGGAAACATTGCCGGCGTTTGAATAAATAGCCCAAGCATAGGTTTTACTGTCTCCTGAATCTAATCTCCCGTTATTTTTCGTGATTTTACCGTAATACGTAATTTGAACACCGTCTTCACCGGAAGTTTTAAAAGCATGCGAACCGCCGTCAACACCAAGAATCGGGTGATTGCCGGATTTAGTAATCTTGCTCCACCTGTATGTTGTAAAATCACTATGTGAACTTATTTTTATGTATTCGGGTGTTGTTCCCCG includes:
- a CDS encoding T9SS type A sorting domain-containing protein, whose amino-acid sequence is MKKNKVIFLLSAFIFFSMIAQSQTYVAISIEQPSELIADAGADVEITTAGNVIIGGNPTASGGTTDYLYSWSPYESLDDNTLANPTASITETTTYSVLVTDDNGCSENDEIIVTLAVVSVNDLVSGVSCSIFPNPSMNYISLELISENVCEKLSIKIVNNTGQIIMSENVNFEHKLNKQFDISNYTKGLYFISIQGEKTNINKSFIIN